One genomic region from Yarrowia lipolytica chromosome 1C, complete sequence encodes:
- a CDS encoding uncharacterized protein (Compare to YALI0C19426g:2, weakly similar to uniprot|P19735 Saccharomyces cerevisiae YBR055c PRP6 snRNP(U4/U6)-associated splicing factor) gives MPPKLSFLDMPAPAGYVPGLGRGATGFSTRADLGSAHRATDTDIPDDPERFRDPDDAGILGRESADADDELADEIYAQIDARMEERNKKRREIREEKERQEEEKQATIGGMFADAKRALSEVSHDEWLNLPESGDQTRKNKRARIEAREGLRSYNMSDSVLEGLRGRAEIGAHVTETDDGSVTHIKAISDARDKILDLKLSGRETSTSIDPSGYLTSLNSENSQSTSELADIKKMTPFVESLIRSNPKNAAGWIAGVRLAELKKKPSQAIQLAAQGCENCPTNEDVWLESIRVNDMVNARIIAAQAVKRLPESVRIWEAAADLETTEEAKKRVLRKALTSVPQSVQLWKQLVNLEDEEHARLLLRQAVVSVPLSVDLWLALARLEDHKAAEKVLNRARKAVRTAPEIWIAAARLREQVNGAQKEVDKIMKKGVSELEYHGRVLSREEWLTQAHICEKEDAPLACGAIIRATVAQGIDKEPEHVQIDTLLESSRDLSYPVTSRSVLELATEMFPFSEKIWLTWTALERRLNSGDQLWSVLEKAVTSCKKSTQLWLYYIREKWHHGKFKESREIVSRAFEEVGHAQEIWLEAVQLELEVGQPDRARDLLEKARDVGVARETLWVRAVRLERELGKAPAAISLAEKALEEFVECDGLWIELGKAKTESSGVPEARDTYIQGTKNCPKSVALWILLAAAEESRGVQIRARSVLEQAALINPYNEELWLARVRLELRAGNIAQVKVLLSRALQECPQSGRLIVESIGLEPRSHRKSKLVEAVSKNENDGYILVLLAKSLWLRNQFDKASKWLTTALEMDSNNGDVWLWAYKFFSERGEGVDEVIEGFKQAEPTEGEVWSSLKDDIGNFGKTEVDLLKEGSSKLDLGSK, from the coding sequence ATGCCGCCTAAACTGTCCTTTCTGGACATGCCTGCGCCGGCCGGGTACGTTCCCGGTCTTGGACGAGGCGCCACAGGATTTTCTACGCGTGCTGATCTCGGTTCAGCCCACCGAGCGACAGATACCGATATCCCAGATGATCCTGAGCGGTTCAGAGACCCTGATGATGCCGGTATTTTGGGCAGAGAGAGCGCGGATGCCGACGACGAACTCGCCGACGAAATTTACGCCCAGATCGATGCTCGAATGGAGGAACGAAACAAGAAACGGCGCGAAATCagagaggagaaggagcgccaggaggaagagaaacAGGCCACAATTGGAGGGATGTTTGCGGACGCGAAACGGGCGCTGTCAGAGGTGAGTCACGACGAGTGGCTGAATCTGCCTGAGAGTGGTGACCAGACTCGAAAGAACAAACGAGCTAGAATCGAAGCGAGGGAAGGGCTTAGAAGCTACAACATGAGTGATTCAGTACTGGAAGGACTGAGAGGACGAGCGGAGATTGGCGCTCATGTGACTGAAACAGACGATGGAAGCGTTACTCATATCAAGGCGATCTCAGATGCTCGTGACAAGATTTTGGATCTCAAGCTGAGTGGAAGAGAAACATCTACCAGCATTGATCCGAGTGGATACCTCACATCTCTGAACTCGGAGAACTCGCAGTCAACTTCAGAGCTGGCAGATATAAAAAAGATGACACCGTTTGTTGAATCGCTCATTCGAAGTAACCCCAAAAACGCTGCTGGATGGATTGCAGGTGTGAGATTAGCAGAGCTCAAAAAGAAGCCTTCTCAGGCAATTCAActtgctgctcaaggatgTGAGAACTGTCCCACTAACGAGGATGTCTGGCTGGAAAGTATTCGAGTCAATGATATGGTGAATGCTCGTATCATTGCTGCACAAGCTGTCAAACGTCTCCCCGAATCGGTGCGTATCTGGGAGGCTGCAGCTGACTTGGAAACTActgaggaggccaagaaacGAGTACTTCGAAAAGCTCTCACATCCGTACCGCAATCTGTGCAGCTGTGGAAGCAACTGGTCAActtggaggacgaggaacATGCCAGATTGCTTCTTAGACAAGCTGTGGTGAGTGTTCCTCTCAGCGTGGACCTGTGGCTGGCTTTGGCTCGTTTGGAGGACCACAAGGCTGCTGAAAAGGTGCTCAATCGCGCCAGAAAGGCTGTTAGAACTGCTCCTGAAATATGGattgcagcagctcgtctGAGAGAACAGGTCAATGGAGCACAAAAGGAGGTGGACAAAATCATGAAGAAGGGGGTTTCGGAGCTGGAGTATCATGGACGAGTGCTGTCCCGTGAAGAGTGGCTCACTCAAGCTCATATATGTGAGAAAGAGGATGCTCCGTTGGCATGCGGAGCTATCATTCGCGCTACTGTGGCCCAGGGAATTGATAAGGAGCCAGAACATGTTCAGATTGACACATTATTGGAAAGTTCACGCGATCTTAGCTACCCCGTTACTAGCAGATCGGTCTTGGAATTGGCAACTGAAATGTTCCCTTTTTCCGAAAAGATTTGGCTCACCTGGACTGCCCTGGAGAGGCGTCTCAACAGTGGCGATCAGCTGTGGAGTGTTCTCGAGAAGGCAGTGACCAGCTGCAAAAAGTCTACTCAACTCTGGCTCTACTATATTCGGGAAAAGTGGCACCATGGCAAGTTCAaggagtcacgtgagattGTGTCACGTGCTTTTGAGGAGGTTGGCCATGCGCAGGAGATTTGGCTGGAGGCAGTCCAACTGGAACTTGAAGTCGGGCAGCCAGACAGAGCTAGAGATCTGCTAGAGAAGGCACGTGACGTTGGTGTCGCACGCGAGACATTATGGGTCCGGGCTGTTCGTCTAGAGCGAGAGCTTGGAAAAGCACCTGCCGCCATTTCTTTGGCTGAGAAGGCtttggaggagtttgtTGAATGCGATGGATTGTGGATTGAGCTCGGCAAGGCTAAAACCGAATCATCAGGTGTGCCGGAAGCACGTGATACGTACATCCAGGGCACCAAGAACTGTCCCAAATCTGTGGCCCTGTGGATCTtgcttgctgctgctgaagaaTCCCGTGGTGTTCAAATCCGAGCTCGGTCTGTGCTTGAACAGGCTGCTCTGATCAACCCTTACAATGAAGAGCTCTGGCTGGCGCGTGTTAGACTGGAATTGCGAGCTGGAAATATTGCGCAGGTTAAGGTCCTCCTCTCTCGAGCTTTGCAGGAGTGTCCCCAAAGTGGACGTCTCATAGTGGAGAGCATTGGACTCGAACCTCGGTCTCACCGAAAGTCCAAACTTGTCGAGGCAGTCAGCAAGAATGAGAACGACGGCTATATTCTCGTGCTCCTGGCCAAATCTCTCTGGTTGCGTAACCAGTTCGACAAGGCATCCAAGTGGCTTACCAcggctctggagatggattCTAACAATGGAGATGTCTGGCTATGGGCCTACAAGTTCTTCTCTGAGCGTGGAGAAGGCGTGGATGAGGTGATTGAGGGTTTCAAACAAGCCGAGCCAACcgaaggagaagtttggaGTAGTCTCAAAGATGATATTGGCAACTTTGGTAAGACAGAAGTGGATCTTCTGAAGGAGGGAAGTTCCAAGCTTGACCTTGGAAGTAAGTAA
- a CDS encoding uncharacterized protein (Compare to YALI0C19558g:2, similar to uniprot|P38151 Saccharomyces cerevisiae YBR233w PBP2 PAB1 binding protein no start), with protein sequence MLSDTVSFMLRQGMANTVLVKKGETVRRLETSLNVKLSLSSFKGQSDRVLYITGTAENSSRAIGALVRIWSDDTTPFAVRMLIPEPLMIKVVGFRGTSLQRLHMKSGAKLEAQKRRLPGSTDRLLVATGVADTLHRAVYFTALIFEDYKFLLHRKYPSLRNYVPAGKVVEEKPFRQMMVLVCDSDYLERLKKGELKVDVNKLQVVG encoded by the exons ATGCTGTCAGATACGGTTTCGTTCATGCTTCGGCAAGGTATG GCCAACACGGTTCTGGTCAAGAAAGGAGAGACGGTTCGTCGTTTGGAAACATCTCTCAACGTCAAGCTGAGTCTGTCGTCGTTCAAGGGCCAGTCGGATCGAGTTCTCTACATCACAGGAACCGCTGAAAACAGTAGCAGGGCAATAGGAGCTCTGGTACGGATTTGGAGTGACGATACAACACCATTTGCAGTTCGAATGCTCATTCCAGAGCCACTGATGATCAAAGTGGTCGGGTTTCGAGGAACATCCCTTCAAAGACTTCACATGAAAAGTGGAGCCAAACTGGAGGCCCAAAAAAGACGCCTGCCTGGCTCGACTGATAGATTGCTGGTCGCTACAGGCGTGGCAGACACTTTGCATCGAGCTGTGTACTTCACTGCCCTGATATTCGAAGACTACAAGTTTCTACTTCATCGAAAATACCCATCTTTGAGAAACTACGTGCCTGCTGGTAAGGTCGTGGAAGAGAAGCCCTTTCGGCAAATGATGGTGCTAGTCTGCGATTCGGACTACCTGGAGAGGCTGAAGAAAGGCGAGCTGAAGGTGGACGTTAACAAGTTGCAGGTAGTTGGTTAG
- a CDS encoding uncharacterized protein (Compare to YALI0C19382g:2, highly similar to uniprot|P23638 Saccharomyces cerevisiae YGR135w PRE9 20S proteasome subunit Y13 (alpha3) P7.1.f7.1): MGSRRYDSRTTIFSPEGRLYQVEYAQEAISHAGTAIGILAKDGIVLAAERKVTSKLLEQDTSAEKMYTLNESMVCAVAGLNSDAGILVQNARKSAQDYLRTYNEEIPCEQLVKHVCNVKQGYTQHGGLRPFGVSFIYAGYDDIRQFQLYQSNPSGNYSGWKATSMGANKASAQTLLRQDYKDDMTLAEACELAVKILSKTMDNTNLTSEKLEFATVSKDAKDHVVHRIWQPDQIDQLLKDSGLGKEEDDE; this comes from the coding sequence ATGGGATCCCGAAGATACGACAGTAGAACGACAATCTTTTCGCCAGAGGGACGATTGTACCAGGTCGAGTATGCGCAGGAAGCCATCTCACACGCAGGCACAGCCATTGGCATTCTGGCCAAGGATGGCATTGTGCTGGCCGCCGAGCGAAAGGTCAcctccaagctgctggagcaggaCACCTCGGCCGAAAAGATGTACACTCTGAACGAATCCATGGTGTGTGCGGTCGCCGGTCTCAACTCAGATGCAGGCATTCTTGTTCAAAACGCCCGAAAGTCCGCCCAGGATTACTTGCGAACATACAACGAGGAGATCCCTTGcgagcagctcgtcaagCACGTGTGCAACGTCAAGCAGGGATACACCCAGCATGGAGGTCTACGTCCCTTTGGTGTGTCGTTCATCTACGCCGGCTACGACGACATCCGACAGTTCCAGCTCTACCAGTCCAACCCCTCGGGTAACTATTCCGGCTGGAAGGCTACTTCCATGGGCGCCAACAAGGCCAGTGCACAGACCCTACTGAGACAGGATTACAAGGACGACATGACGCTGGCCGAGGCATGCGAGCTCGCCGTCAAGATTCTGTCCAAGACCATGGACAACACTAATCTGACCAGCGAGAAGCTCGAGTTTGCCACCGTTAgcaaggacgccaaggaccACGTCGTGCATCGAATCTGGCAACCCGACCAGATtgaccagctgctcaaggacagCGGTCTGggcaaggaggaggatgacgagTAG
- a CDS encoding uncharacterized protein (Compare to YALI0C19602g:2, weakly similar to uniprot|P08640 Saccharomyces cerevisiae YIR019c STA1 extracellular alpha-1 4-glucan glucosidase P2.341.f2.1), which yields MDRASTPVPTPAIPSRQNTPLHGKLFGHTSSSSVSSLGNTKTPQALHDSSSDSSDSSDDTNASTSIYYESENDTRGRNPTPVLPTLLRRRSSLSASSSRRSSISEVGFAKSPTMEEWGGGTGGRSRRPSLLSTPSRDALVQPSPRDLSRDPFLSRINTNGETIHPGLRRDSFSRGDFQAPRDSNSPFASRDSHSPFHSRDNFHPRDPPITPSIGSPSLAATSPAESPLLPEMAIRMVSANNRKNMKPKPKSFLRISRDLVEENAPLDSEMRHESAITCALREDAVEESGMSRDTAAFPARDVPYPNYVDYFEHVIDEHSDSDTARPKRKRVAGDYDPVLKRRAVSPGLSSPIMSASPTGAKRSNRQVQDTSEEIQRMTL from the coding sequence ATGGACAGAGCCTCGACTCCAGTACCGACCCCAGCTATACCCAGCCGCCAAAACACCCCTCTGCACGGGAAACTATTTGGACACACGTCTTCGTCGTCCGTGTCTTCTCTGggaaacacaaaaacgcCCCAGGCGTTACACGACTCAAGTAGCGACAGCAGTGATAGCAGTGACGATACAAACGCATCCACCAGCATCTACTACGAGAGTGAAAACGACACCCGGGGCAGAAACCCTACTCCGGTGCTTCCAACACTTTTACGACGACGATCATCGCTCAGTGCATCGTCAAGCAGAAGATCGAGCATCTCAGAAGTGGGCTTTGCAAAAAGTCCAACTATGGAGGAATGGGGTGGAGGAACAGGTGGGAGAAGCCGAAGACCAAGCCTACTAAGTACGCCGTCACGAGACGCACTGGTTCAACCGAGCCCACGTGACTTGTCTCGTGACCCGTTCCTTTCTCGCATCAACACCAATGGTGAGACCATTCATCCAGGGCTACGAAGAGACTCCTTTTCCCGGGGCGACTTCCAGGCACCTCGTGACTCAAACTCCCCCTTTGCATCGCGTGACTCGCATTCACCGTTccactcacgtgacaactTTCATCCTCGTGATCCCCCCATCACTCCCTCTATTGGCTCTCCCTCTTTAGCAGCAACTTCTCCTGCCGAGTCACCTTTGCTGCCTGAAATGGCCATCCGAATGGTTTCCGCCAACAACCGCAAGAACATGAAGCCCAAACCCAAGTCGTTTCTGCGtatctcacgtgatctagTCGAGGAAAATGCACCTTTGGACTCGGAAATGCGCCACGAGTCAGCAATCACGTGTGCGCTGCGTGAGGATGCCGTAGAGGAGAGTGGCATGTCCCGCGATACAGCTGCCTTTCCTGCACGTGACGTTCCCTATCCAAATTACGTTGATTACTTTGAACATGTGATTGATGAGCACTCGGATTCTGATACCGCTCGGCCTAAGCGGAAGCGAGTAGCTGGTGATTACGACCCTGTGTTGAAGAGGCGAGCTGTTTCTCCTGGTCTGAGCTCTCCCATAATGTCTGCTAGTCCCACAGGAGCCAAAAGGAGCAACCGACAGGTTCAAGATACCAGCGAAGAGATTCAGAGGATGACTCTGTGA
- a CDS encoding uncharacterized protein (Compare to YALI0C19448g:2, similar to uniprot|P22135 Saccharomyces cerevisiae YJL180c ATP12 F1F0-ATPase complex assembly protein) — translation MLARHISKQAVRHASNLSLENAGPLMSGLARVVQPDKKEKVSPIQVKGLKRFWEELAVKDLENGNITVTLGGKSLRTMGQHDLILPATKKPLAHLLMHEWQVLPSLKLKNHSVPLTSLVSRAIDISKSPAVRDAAIKDIMPYIDTDALLIFEPSDSYQGRLRAAQENDFRPVIADAEKFWGVTLKSMDSDKGLLGNRQTAEDKEAVKQWAYTLSPWQLAALERATLTSKSFICGAFLISGKLTPTQVAELVGLETKFQVERWGEVEDTHDVDFCDIRRHLASCSLLARM, via the coding sequence ATGCTGGCGCGACATATCTCCAAGCAAGCCGTTCGGCACGCCTCCAACCTGTCTCTGGAAAACGCCGGCCCTCTGATGAGCGGCCTGGCTCGAGTGGTTCAgcccgacaagaaggagaaggtgtcTCCGATCCAGGTCAAGGGACTGAAGCGGTTCTGGGAAGAGCTGGCTGTCAAGGACCTCGAAAACGGCAACATCACCGTGACTCTCGGGGGCAAGTCTCTGCGAACCATGGGACAGCACGATCTGATTCTTCCTGCTACCAAGAAGCCGCTCGCCCACCTACTCATGCACGAGTGGCAGGTTCTGCCCTCTCTCAAGCTCAAAAACCACTCTGTGCCGCTGACGTCGCTGGTGTCGCGAGCAATTGACATTTCCAAGTCTCCCGCTGTGCGAGACGCCGCCATCAAGGATATTATGCCTTATATTGACACCGACGCTCTCCTCATCTTCGAGCCCTCCGACAGCTACCAGGGCCGTCTGCGAGCTGCTCAGGAAAACGACTTCCGACCTGTAATTGCCGACGCCGAGAAGTTCTGGGGCGTGACCCTCAAGTCCATGGACTCGGACAAGGGGCTGCTTGGCAACCGGCAGACTGccgaggacaaggaggccgTGAAACAGTGGGCCTACACCCTGAGCCCGTGGCAgctggctgctctggagcgAGCCACCCTGACCTCTAAGTCCTTTATTTGTGGAGCCTTTTTGATTTCGGGCAAGCTCACCCCCACCCAGGTGGCCGAGCTGGTGGGTCTGGAAACCAAGTTCCAGGTCGAGCGATGGGGAGAGGTCGAGGATACCCACGACGTGGACTTTTGCGACATCCGAAGACATTTGGCATCTTGTTCGTTGCTCGCTCGAATGTAA
- a CDS encoding uncharacterized protein (Compare to YALI0C19580g:2, some similarities with uniprot|Q8NKS0 Pyrobaculum calidifontis Esterase (EC 3.1.1.1)) → MFGSTANSHNHMQLSPRSAGPYKSDYIYTDTYTPITTRLSQLSLRTMESLVEARKTIGKWALTSFFEGLSAAGKLHPQSDPKKHGVEVVSNIRYRETSPPQKSHYHLLDVYRPIKRDGPLPVVLYVHGGAFRILSKDTHWIMALAFARRGYVVANINYRLAPERPFPAALEDSCYAFKWVIDNIADYGGDVSQLVLAGESAGANLVTALSICATYARPEPYAQMVFNTNVAPKVVLPACGVLQVSDVDRFARQKDIPTWVVDRLEEVAFGYIGRKATANVGDRDTELANPLLILESDVEPVRPLPAYFATCGTKDVLIYDTKRLIPALEKHGAVAEAIYYPGEIHAFHALLFRKAAKKCWVDQLRFTKRILNKDKEKAKL, encoded by the coding sequence ATGTTTGGCTCAACAGCTAACTCGCACAATCATATGCAGTTATCTCCGCGTTCTGCAGGTCCTTATAAAAGTGACTACATATATACAGACACGTACACtcccatcaccaccagGCTATCTCAGCTCAGCTTGCGCACCATGGAATCACTCGTCGAGGCTCGAAAAACAATTGGAAAATGGGCGCTGACGTCCTTCTTTGAGGGTCTGTCGGCTGCTGGAAAACTGCACCCTCAGAGTGATCCCAAAAAGCACGGAGTGGAGGTTGTGAGTAACATCCGGTACCGCGAGACCTCGCCACCGCAAAAGTCGCACTACCACCTGCTGGACGTCTACCGACCCATCAAGCGAGACGGACCTCTACCCGTGGTTCTCTATGTCCACGGAGGAGCCTTTCGAATTCTCTCAAAGGACACGCACTGGATCATGGCCCTGGCGTTTGCCCGAAGAGGATACGTGGTGGCCAACATTAACTATCGACTGGCTCCCGAACGCCCCTTTCCCGCCGCCCTCGAGGACTCGTGCTACGCCTTTAAGTGGGTCATCGACAACATTGCAGACTACGGAGGAGACGTGTCACAGCTGGTGCTGGCTGGAGAATCGGCTGGAGCCAATCTTGTGACTGCTCTGTCCATCTGTGCCACCTACGCGCGACCTGAACCGTACGCTCAGATGgtcttcaacaccaacgtTGCTCCCAAAGTCGTTCTTCCCGCATGTGGAGTGCTGCAAGTGTCAGACGTGGACCGGTTTGCACGTCAGAAGGATATCCCCACCTGGGTCGTGGACCGACTCGAAGAGGTGGCGTTTGGATACATTGGACGCAAGGCCACAGCTAACGTCGGAGACAGGGACACAGAATTGGCCAACCCGCTATTGATTCTTGAGTCGGACGTGGAACCAGTACGACCCCTGCCTGCGTACTTTGCCACCTGTGGAACGAAGGATGTTCTTATCTACGACACCAAGCGGCTCATCCCCGCACTGGAGAAGCATGGAGCAGTTGCAGAGGCCATCTATTACCCCGGAGAGATCCACGCCTTCCATGCCTTGTTGTTTAGAAAGGCCGCAAAGAAATGTTGGGTTGACCAGCTGCGTTTCACCAAGCGAattctcaacaaggacaaggagaaggcaaAGTTGTAG
- a CDS encoding uncharacterized protein (Compare to YALI0C19404g:2, some similarities with uniprot|Q06525 Saccharomyces cerevisiae YPR152c), protein MSKRQNDSNLPKKGPHRPHKRHKPGESRDRPRFKIPLIENWLLIFLRSGKHFFYNKETKQSAWEAPDHVDDFLYNNVDQNLVLVLLARARGLRKKDDVYWRVGEDTLYQRLRLSGVDNAMSKVVSAKIETPSQTSQLETSTVESAEGAAESASVGMEAHESDSEEFSSSDESEGENNGIDFSALLSEDEEGMEINGDVGPSEGAKTTFKELLNAYNVNPFSTWDKELDKLVDDDRYEVLETRLDRENVFNEWAKDVIRQRKEAKEAEAGGEDELEVDISAAEEFVMLLKDTFRKGKFYVEYRRKNKGDERFKAIDITDKERESVYRAYSKVAPTKKKERVTAFKKLLEDNKALINAETNLGNLHTTISNDIACMVLDIEERAEILDEFVSKLTRGQIESVEEAKKKRQERLLYEKSKAAHIERKKAEWGIEKGKKRLDKQNRDLDREVQKLGMGGLKSQLK, encoded by the coding sequence ATGAGCAAGCGCCAGAATGACTCCAATCTGCCGAAAAAAGGCCCACATCGACCTCACAAACGACACAAGCCCGgcgagtcacgtgacagacCGCGATTCAAGATCCCACTCATTGAAAATTGGCTGCTGATTTTCTTGCGGTCTGGAAAGCACTTCTTTTACAACAAGGAGACGAAACAATCGGCGTGGGAGGCACCGGACCACGTGGATGACTTTCTCTACAATAATGTAGATCAGAATTTGGTTCTTGTGCTTCTAGCGCGTGCCAGAGGATTACGGAAGAAGGATGATGTTTACTGGCGTGTTGGAGAGGATACTCTCTACCAGCGACTGAGGCTTTCTGGGGTCGACAATGCAATGTCGAAAGTTGTTTCCGCCAAGATTGAGACACCGTCCCAAACTTCCCAACTGGAAACTTCAACTGTGGAGAGTGCCGAAGGTGCAGCAGAGTCAGCATCTGTTGGTATGGAGGCACATGAATCGGATTCAGAGGAGTTTTCTTCATCGGACGAATCTGAAGGAGAAAACAACGGTATTGATTTCTCTGCTCTTCTGAgtgaggatgaggagggAATGGAAATCAATGGGGATGTGGGACCTTCGGAAGGTGCCAAAACCACTTTCAAGGAGTTGCTGAACGCTTACAATGTCAATCCATTTTCTACTTGGGACAAGGAGTTGGATAAACTGGTTGATGACGACCGGTATGAGGTCTTGGAGACTCGATTGGATAGAGAGAATGTGTTCAACGAGTGGGCCAAGGATGTGATTCGGCAGAggaaggaggccaaggaggccgaggccggCGGTGAAGATGAGCTTGAAGTTGACATTTCTGCAGCCGAGGAGTTTGTGATGCTTCTGAAGGACACATTCAGAAAGGGCAAGTTTTACGTGGAGTATCGGCGAAAGAACAAGGGAGATGAGCGGTTCAAGGCGATTGATATCACCGACAAAGAGCGAGAGTCTGTCTACCGAGCATACTCCAAGGTAGCTcccacaaaaaaaaaggagcGGGTTACTGCTTTTAAGaagcttctggaggacaACAAGGCGTTGATCAATGCGGAGACAAACCTCGGAAACCTGCACACCACCATTTCCAATGACATAGCATGCATGGTGCTTGACATTGAAGAGCGAGCTGAGattctggacgagtttgtGTCCAAGCTTACCAGAGGTCAGATTGAGTCggtggaagaggccaagaagaagcgacaGGAGAGATTGCTATACGAAAAGAGCAAGGCTGCGCATATCGAACGGAAGAAGGCAGAATGGGGCATTGAAAAGGGCAAGAAGAGGCTGGACAAGCAAAATAGGGATCTGGATAGAGaggtccagaagctcgGTATGGGAGGGCTCAAGAGCCAGTTGAAATAG
- a CDS encoding uncharacterized protein (Compare to YALI0C19624g:2, similar to uniprot|P38071 Saccharomyces cerevisiae YBR026c (MRF1) mitochondrial respiratory function protein): MLRTLRTSQLARSGFGTPSFGLRFNSVGRAFVFSQTGEPKDVIQVLEYPIEKPLENQVLLKSLGFTINPADINQLEGVYPSVPPKSVQINNEDAAIGGNEGLFQVLDPGAKSGLKKGDWVLPRKTCFGTWRSHALVEADTVVKIDNTDLTKVQATTVSVNPSTAYEMLKDLKEGDWFIQNGGNSGVGRAAIQIGHIRGLKSISVVRDRPDLEVLKKELTDLGATHVITEEEASDKLFSKQIKSWTGGKIKLALNCIGGKSATSIMRQLGAGGSIVTYGGMSKKPLTFPTGPFIFKDITAKGYWLTRWADKHPEEKAKTIENIFKFYREKKFVAPPVNISTLDFSKGNDVVLSEFLDALGKAQKGGGKKQLVQWVEY; encoded by the coding sequence ATGCTACGAACACTTCGAACCTCTCAATTGGCACGATCCGGCTTTGGAACGCCCTCTTTTGGTCTGCGATTTAACTCCGTTGGCCGGGCGTTTGTCTTCTCCCAAACTGGCGAGCCCAAGGACGTGATCCAGGTGCTGGAGTATCCCATTGAGAAGCCTCTGGAGAACCAGGTGCTGCTTAAGTCGCTCGGATTCACTATCAACCCGGCTGACATTAACCAATTGGAGGGCGTTTATCCCTCTGTGCCTCCCAAATCcgtccagatcaacaacGAAGACGCTGCTATTGGAGGCAACGAGGGTCTGTTCCAGGTGCTTGATCCCGGTGCCAAGTCTGGACTGAAGAAGGGCGACTGGGTTCTTCCTCGAAAGACATGCTTTGGAACCTGGCGATCACATGCTCTGGTGGAGGCTGACACCGTTGTGAAGATTGACAACACTGATCTCACCAAGGTGCAGGCTACCACTGTGTCTGTTAACCCCTCTACTGCTTACgagatgctcaaggacctcaaggagggcgACTGGTTCATTCAGAACGGTGGTAACAGCGGTGTTGGGCGAGCAGCTATTCAGATTGGCCACATCCGAGGTCTCAAGAGCATCTCTGTGGTCAGAGATCGTCCTGATCTCGAagtgctcaagaaggaacTCACCGATCTGGGCGCCACCCACGTAATcactgaggaggaggcctcGGATAAGTTGTTTTCCAAGCAGATCAAGTCCTGGACCGGCGGAAAGATTAAGCTGGCTCTCAACTGTATTGGAGGAAAGAGCGCCACTTCCATCATGCGACAGCTGGGAGCCGGAGGATCCATTGTCACTTACGGAGGCATGTCTAAGAAGCCTCTTACGTTCCCCACTGGCCCTTTTATCTTCAAGGACATCACTGCCAAGGGCTACTGGCTGACTCGATGGGCCGATAAGCACCCTGAAGAGAAGGCTAAGACCATTGAGAACATCTTCAAGTTCTACCGAGAAAAGAAGTTTGTGGCTCCTCCCGTTAACATTTCGACTCTGGACTTCAGCAAGGGTAACGACGTTGTTCTGTCCGAGTTTTTGGACGCCCTTGGAAAGGCTCAGAAGGGCGGAGGTAAGAAGCAGCTGGTTCAGTGGGTGGAGTACTAG